Below is a genomic region from Nitrospinaceae bacterium.
ATTTGAACTCAAATTAGAGCCGATCTCCCTATTTGCCGCATCCGTCATCGCGAGCCGTGATAAACGGCGCAGCGATCCAGGTGCTATGGATTGCTTCGCTAGGCTCGCAATGACGAGGTGACGACTTGGTAGAATATTAGAAATTTGAAAATTTGCCTTGACTTATGGACCAACTGGTCCCATAATCGATCCGTTATGAATATCGGACGACCCAGAGAATTTGATACCGAACAAGCGCTGGAGACCGCCATGCAGGTGTTCTGGAGCAAGGGCTACGAAGCCACCTCCCTTTCGGACCTCATTGATGCAATGCAAATTTCCAAGAGCAGTTTTTACCAGACCTTCGAAAGCAAACACCGGCTTTTTGAAAACTGTATCAACCACTATCAGGACACATTCATACACGGCATCACCGATTCTTCTCAAAAAGCAAAGACAGGCCGTTCTTTCATCGAGGGCACGTTTCATTCCATGGCGGAAAAGGCCAAGCCCAAAAGCGATCGCAGGGGATGTCTGATATTGAATTGTGTCAGTGAATTTGCCCAAAAGGATCCGGTCATAGCGGCATTGGTTACCAAAAGCATCAAACGAATAACGGATGTTTTTTTTTCAGCGGTAAAACGCGCTCAACAGGAAGGGGATATACCGCCTGATAAAAAACCGCTCATCCTGGCCCGCTATCTGGTGAGCAGTATGAACGGTCTGACAACGATGATCAAAGCCGGCGCGAACCCAAAGGAAATTAAGGAAACAGCCGAAGTGATCCTGGCCGCTTTGGATTAAACTTTTTTTTGGTTCACTTTTGGACCAATTGGTTCAATTTTATCAACCACCTCAAAACCAAAAGGAGAAAACCATGCCTCTCGTTCAAATCAAAGGAATCAGTGGAGTTTTGAATCACGAACAAAAGCAAGAAATGATAAAAAAAGTCACCGATGCGGTCGTTTCCGTGGAAGGCGAAGGTCTGCGCCCCGTCACCTGGGTCATCATAGAAGATGTCAAATCAGGCGAGTGGGGCGTCGGCGGAAATCCGGTCACCACCCATGAAGTTCAAGAGCTGGCGACAGCAAAACCATAACCTTTTTAAGGGGGCGTTAAGCCCCCTCCCCCTATAGGAGGAAATCATGAAAATCGAAGATTCGATCACCTTGGTAACAGGCGCAAACCGGGGAATCGGCCGCGCTCTGGTCACGGCACTGGCGACTGCGGGAGCGCAGAAAATATACGCCGGCATGCGGGATGTCGAAACATTTAAAAGGAACCACCCGGATATATTTGACAGTTTCCAGGGAAAGGTGGAACCGCTAGCTCTTGATATCACGAAGAAAAACCAGGTCGATTTCGCAGTTGAAAAAGCTTATGATGTCAATTTACTCATCAACAACGCCGGAATCGCGAATTACAGCGGATTGATCGCCGCTGACGATCTGAGTTCGGCGCGGCAGGAAATGGAAGTGAACTATTTCGCGACCCTTTCCATGATCCGCGGCTTTGCTCCGGTGTTGAAGAAAAATGGCGGCGGCGCCATCGTCAACATCCTGTCCGTCGCCAGTCTGGTGAACTTTCCGCTACTGGGGTCTTACAGCGCATCCAAAGCCGCGCTTTATTCTTTGACTCAGGGCGTGCGCGCGGAACTGGCGGCCCAGGGCACTGCGGTGACAGGCGTGTATCCCGGCCCCATCGACACAGACATGGCCAGGGGAATTGATATGAAGAAAGCCTCTCCTGATAAAATCGCTTTGGGAACACTGGATGCCATTGAAAAAGGCGAAGAAGACGCTTTCATCGACCAGATGGCGGTAGAAATTCGACAGGGTTTATTGTCCGACCCTAAATCGGTCGAGAGGCAATGCGGGGAAATGCTTCCAGCGTGACCAGCCTGAGGCTGGACTCAATAATGACGGACGATGGGTCAGCTGGCAAAACAATGGGGATAAGTCGCATTAAGTTCAAACTTTTGCTTTTTTAATTGCATTGTATTCATGGAGGGTATCGTGAAAAAACTTTTCATTCTGTTGCTTTTTATTGGCATCACCTCAACGGCTAACGCGAAAGTAAAAACGGAAGAGGTCAAGTATTCCTCTGGCGGGGCGCAACTGACAGGGTTTCTCGCCTATGACGATGACGTTGTGGGAAAGCGTCCCGGCATTCTGGTTGTCCATGAGTGGTGGGGGCATAACGAACACGCAAAAAACAAGGCCCGCAAGCTGGCCCGGATGGGTTACACCGCCTTCGCCCTCGACATGTACGGCGACGGCAAGCTGGCCGACCACCCGGAAAAAGCAGGAGAGTTCATGAATGCGGCTTTCAGCGATTGGGAAGGCTCCAAGGCCAAATTCAGGGAGGCCAAAAAAACCCTTCAGGCGCATAGAACCGTGGATCCTGACAAAATCGGCGCCATCGGCTTCTGCTTCGGCGGCGCGGTCTCCATACGCATGGCCCGCGGCGGCGAAGACCTCAAGGCAGTCGTCGCGTTTCACAGCGCCCTTCCCGATCAGCCCGCGATCGAAAAAGACCAGGTGAAAGCTGCGATACTGGTCATCAACGGAGCGGATGATGGTTTTCTGAAATCAGATGCGGTGGCCGCTTTCACAAAACAGATGGTGGACGGCAACGTTGATTTCACCTACAGAAGCCTGAAGGGGGTCCGGCACAGTTTCACCAACCCGATGGCGGATGAATTCAGCAAAAAGTTCAATATTCCCGCCCTCAAATACGACAAACAGGCCGATAAAACATCCTGGAGAACCATGCATCGGTTTTTCAAGAACGTATTTGGCCGTTAAGGAAGAACGGCACAGGGACATCCTGTCTTTGCGAGGAGCGGCAGCGGCGAAGCAATCGAGAAAACCACAATACACTCTGAATCTCCCCCTGCGGGGCACGAAAGCTTCGGAATATTATAACGACCACGCCGCTTTCAGCGGCTCGCGATGACATTGCCAATGGCAAAAAATCACTACAACCGTTCAATTAATTGAGAGACCCTTATGGACACTCTTGACGCTATCTACCAACGCCGGGCCGTCAAACAATTTGACCCCACACACAAGCTGTCTCCTAAAGAAGAAACCATGCTTCTGGAAGCCGCCATTCAGGCGCCGACCAGTTTCAACATCCAACACTGGCGTTTCGTGATCGCCCGCGACCCCGAACTCAGGCAGAAAATCCGCAAGGAGTTCGGCAACGATCAGGCGCAGATGACCGACGCATCGCTTCTCATCATCATGACCGCGGACATCAAGGCCTGGCAGAAAAACCCCGAACGCTACTGGCAAAACGCGCCCAAAGAAGTGGCGGAACTTCTGGTTAACTGGATGAAACCCTTTCACGAAGGGAAGGAATGGTTACAACGCGACGAGGCCCAGCGGTCGATCGGCATCGCCATGCAGACCCTGATGCTGGCTGCCAAGTCAATGGGCTACGAATCCTGCCCGATGATTGGATTCGACAGCGAAAAAGTTGCGGAACTCATCAACCTTCCTGACGACCATGTCATGGGCGCGATGGTGGCCATCGGCAAGGGCACCAAGGACCCCTGGCCCAAACCCGGCCAACTACCGCTCAGCGAAGTGGTGATCGAAAACAAATTTTGATGAATGAACTCCCCCTTCCATGAAGGGGGCTGGGGGGATTTCGGACCTCCCTTACCCTTCATTTGCGAGAAAGGGTATAAAAACGCCTCCCCTTACCAAGGGAGACGTAGAGAACACAAAAAGTTAATTAAATGAAAAAATTCTCATGAAACTTTACGCAATCCGGATTTTCGTCGATGACTGGGACAAAGCCTGCGATTTTTATCAGAAGGTATTAAAGCTACCGCTGAAATTTTCCGATGCCGCAATGGGCTGGGCGGAGTTTGATGTCGGCGGTGCAAGTTTCGGTATCGAACGCGTTGACAAAAACACCGATACGAAAGAGAAACTGGTCGGCCGGTTTTTAGGCGTATCCCTGCAAGTGGATGATATCCAATCCAAATATGAAGAGTTGAAGGCATTGGGTGTGGAATTCACATCCCCTCCCGAAAAACAACCCTGGGGTGGCACCCTGGCGCACTTCAAAGACCCCTCCGGCAATACGTTAACCTTATTGGGTTAATCCTATGCCGGTGAGGAGCTATGAATCCCTCATCTAACAGTCGGCGGGACAACCTGCTTGCCATAGTCGGGTTGATGGTCGCTTTACCGGCAATTTATTTCTTTACCGGACGCTTTCTGAAATACGAAATACTTTACCTTTAATGTTATACCGACCCTTATAAACGAAACCAGGCATCCATCAAACTCAGGAGGAAGCAGCCATGAGCACGAGCTACAAATACAACCGCCTATCCAAAGATAACGCAGCCTTATTGCTGGTGGATCATCAGTCGGGTCTTATCTCGCTCGTTCAAGATTTCTCACCTGGCGAGTTTAAAAATAATGTTTTGGCAGTGGCTGCTTGTGGAGCCTATTTCAAGCTACCGACCATTCTAACCACCAGCTTTGAAAACGGTCCGAACGGTCCACTGGTCCCCGAACTCAAGGAGATGTTTCCCGATGCACCATACATTGCGCGTCCGGGGAACATCAACGCTTGGGACAACGAGGACTTTGTCAATGCCATCAAGCAAACAGGCCGCAAGCAACTTATCATCGCAGGCGTAGTGACTGAGGTTTGCGTCGCCTTCCCCGCACTATCTGCGATTGAAGAGGGTTATGAAGTGTTCGTTATCACAGACGCTTCTGGAACCTTCAACGAGGTCACCCGCCACAGTGCATGGTTACGGATGCAGGCCGCCGGCGTGCAGTTGATGAATTGGTTTGGCATGGCTTGCGAACTTCATCGCGACTGGCGCAATGACATTGAGGGATTAGGCGCCTTGTTTTCGAACCACATACCCAATTACCGGAATCTCATGACAAGTTATTCTGCCATGAACAAGTAGCTGCCATCGGCAAAACCACCAAAGACCCGTGGCCCAAGCTCGGCCAGTTGCCGCTTAGTGAGGTGACGGTTTAGAATAGTTTTTGAGAGATAAGCTTCCCCTTCCATGAAGGGGAAGCTTGAAATTCCTGTCAACCTTGCCTAATTTCCCAACTTGGGAAAAATCTATATCATCACTTTGGGGGTGGGTTGCCGTTTGATGGAAGGGTTCTTTCTGGCCTGGAGATCGGTTGGCTCCAAGCTCTTTGCACTTTTTTGCGGCCCCTTGTCCTGTTGGGAGAAAGACAGGTCAAACAACCGGATTTTTTCTAGTTTGAATTTTCTTCAATACAATCTTCGATTTTACCTTGTTGGCCGATCCGGTTGATTATGGCCTCCTGCAATTGATCGTCAAAAGCATTGATCCCTTGTTCAGAACATCCTGATATTTTCCATTCATAGCCTTCAAATATATTTTTTCCCGCACACAATTTGTCAACTTCGTTGACAGCTTCTTCTATGTTTTGGGATTTTAATCGCACATCCAAATCTGTTTCTACTAAAATGTGATAGATGTTCAGTTCGTAATGGGCTTTGAATCCATCCCAGAATATATTGTCATCAGTTTCTTCCTGCTCGATGCGCTCTAGGATGTCATCACGTAATTTCTCATTGAAATCATGGATGCCGCCATCAGGGCATCCTTCGATTTTCCACTCGTAGCCTGCAAATAATTTTTTGCTATCCAACATTCTTTCGACTTCTTTATTTGCTTCCTCCTTTGTTGTTCTTGATTTCAACTTGACCTCGAGATTGGTATATACGGGCACGCGGTTTACTTTTAATTTAAGTCCCATTTTTCTGCTTTCCTCCGGCTTTCAATACAGGTCTATTAACTCTGTCGAATATTCGATCAAATCCAAAAGATCCAGCTGTGTTTACTTGGGGAAGTCAACCCATCACAACATGACTTCGGGGGCAAGTTGCCGTTCGATGGAAGGATTGTTTTTTACGTAGATATCGGGAAGGTCGTTGGTGCCGAAATGGGTGATGTAGAGAAAGATGTGTTCCCTGGCATTGATTCGTAACGCCCAGGGGTCGAAATCGTTTTTATAAAAATCCTCGTAACGGGCCATCGCTTCTTCGGTGGTCTGCCCCGATTCCGGTGTGTAATAAAAGTCAAGGGCCAGGTCGTGCTCGGGATTGGTTTTCACGGTGATACCGAAATGCTCCGTTTCATGCATGACCGGCGCGTTGTTGTAGAGCACGAAAAAATACATCTCCACCGATGGAATCTTGTCCTGGTGATCGAGGAGAAACCGCCGCGTGTCTTCGGCTTCTTCCGGCGTCTCGCTGGGAAATCCGTAAAAGCCCATCACATGGCTCCAGATTCCTACGCGCTTGGCCTCGGTCAGATTCTTGATCGCCACTTTGATGTTTGTGTCCTTTTTGACCAGCCGGATGATGCGCTCATTGGCCGATTCCAACCCGAAATACAGGGAACGGCACCCGGCCTTGGCCGCCAGATCCCACATCTCCGGTTCCAAGAGGCTCGCTTCAAAGCGGATCAACGTCGTCCAGTAAATATCGAGCTTCGCTTCGATCATCATCGGCGGCAGTTTGACGAACAAGGCCGGTGGAAACGATTCATCGGTGAACAGGAAATGCCTGGCGTTGTACTTTTCCTTCAACTGCCTGAGTTCATCGACGATCTGATCGGCATGCTTGGCGCGGAATTGATCGATGTAGCCCGCACCGTGGTCGCAGAAGGTGCATTTTCCCCAATAGCATCCGCGCGTTCCCAAATAAGGGACCAGTTTTTCAGGAGAAAAATATTTTTCCCACGGGATGCCGTCGAAATCGGGAATCGGCAGTTCATTCACCCGCTCCTGATACGTTTCGTTGACCCGGACGAGACCGGACTCGTCTTTGTAAATGAGATTGGGAACCTCAGACATCTTACGCTTGCCGTCCAGTGCTTCCACCAGCCACACCAGAGCGTGTTCCCCTTCATAAGTGATCATCGAATCGAACGCATTGCCCCAGAATTTATCCTGTTTGGGCAACTCGTTTTTGAGCCGCGTGACGACGTTGCCGCCGACCGTGACATGGATGTGCGGGTATTTCTCCTTGATCAGCGTGGAAAATGTGATTCCCGACATGAGCTGGACAGGCGTACCAATCGAGATGCCGACGATGTCCGGCTTTTCCTCTTCGATGTATTTAAAAACCAGCTGACGGCACACATCGGCATACACGTTCACGTTGTCATCGTGCGGGGCTTTGACGAGGTCTTCCGAAACCCACGGGCGGTACACGTTGAGGTTGCTTTCCACCGGGTAAAAATTAACACTGGCGGGAAAATAGGAAACGGAAACATATTCCATGATTTCCCGAAAGGCGTTCAGAGCCCATTCAGCCTTGTCGACTTCATAAAACTCTTCGGACCGCATGATGACCTTGGCACGTTCCACCTTATTGATGTGATGGTCGAGGTCCAGCTTGCCGTAATATTTCAGTAAATCCAGTAGATCCAGTTCCTCTTCGGTGATCGTGCCTTCCCATTTTTTGGTCTTCAGTTCTTTTCGGCGGCGGTCGATCCGGTCGCGGGTGAATTCCAGGTATTCACGGGTGAAGAAGTGGTCATACATCTCGACATTGATGTCTTTTTGCACCACTTCAATGCCGTTTTGGCGCAATACCGCCGTCAAACTCGGAAGAGCCAGGTAAGGCGCCGTGGGGACCCATTCCGGCGGAAATATCAGCATGACCTTTTTCATAAAACCATCTTTCTTAAGAAAGCTATCGGATTTTTCGGCCTTTCTGCAACCGTCCTGTCACTTGGTTATCACATGGTATCATATCAACCGGAGGCCGAAAACGTAGATTAAACCCACACCGAGTAAACACCATGCTTCGGAATTCCTAAGAGAAATCCGCAAACTCGACGCATCTCAGCCAGGAGGGAATCGATTGATTTCTCTGGGATTCGGTTTGCGATAATGATACCATGAGCTATTCGAAAAACCACTTGATCTGTTTAACTTATCCCATAAAACCCGGGCCGTATGCGGGGCCTGAAATTGATTTTTGGGGTATAATTAAATGGGAAAAAATATTTCAGGGAGTGAGATCCATCATGTCAGAGTACGAAACGAGCGCCGAAAACAAAGCCAAAATCCTTCTGGACGAGGCAAATTTAACATTTTGTGAAACGTCTGAACGTAAAGACAGTGCTGAAAACAGAACACTGGATGGATCCCCCTGGGATCAGGGAAAAATGGACGGGGAATTTGACGAGGAGGATTACAATCGCATTCTGGAGTTGCAATTGCAGGCGGCCAAAATTTGCGATGAACATCCCGAACTGGAAGAAAAAACCGGGGAAATGTTTCAGTCGGTCACACAGGAAAACGCCGATGAGGTGTTACAACAGATCATGGCGGAGCCCGATTTACGCGACCTGGCAAAGATCGCGGTGACGATATTTCTGCTTCGTTTTCCGACAGTGCAATCGTTCGTCAACAAGGGTCATCCTCTGGTACTGGCGATGGATGAATACATGCTCGAAAACGCCAACGCGCAAAACTGGCAGGACTACGTAAATATCGCCGAAGAATTCGGTTGGTCCGTTAAAGCTTAATAATAAGGATCAAAAATTGTCGCCCAAGCCCTTAATATTTCCCTTTAAAAATCTTGCCGTAAAGCAAAATATATTTCTATAAACCGCCATGCAGTTTCGCTACAAACTCGCAAAAGAGACCTTCAAGAATAAAAAGATTCCTCCAAAAAAAGCTCCGGGAGAAGACAACATCTCCGCGGACCAGCGGGGAGACCACACCTGGTCCGATTCGCAGTTGCTCAGCCTGGATAAGGAAACCAAACGCGTTGAGAAAAAACCGGAAGAATCCAAAGAAGTTTCACGGCGGGAATTATTTTCCTTCGGGCGACTGACCGACTTTGCCGACGCCGTCGAGGAAGGGGAAAAAAATCGTCCCAGATCAAAGGAAACCGACTCTGGCGAGGCCTCTCCATCCGACGAAGCAACCGACACTCAGGAAACAACGGAGGAAGCGCCCGCTCCCGAAACAGAAGAAAAAAAGGGGTTTTTCCGCCGCATGGTGAGTAAGATTCGTCCCGGCACAAAGAGTGAAGAGCCTGCAACCGTCGAAGAGCCCGAAGCCCAAACAGAAACCGCTTCAGCAGAAGCGTCCTCTGATCGGGAAACTCAAGAAAGCGCCGTCGCCCCCCCTCCCCCGCAGGAAACGGTCCTTGGAATTCCTGTGGACGATGAAGACGTCGACCCGGAATACAGCCGCCGCAACCTGTTAAGACAGGGCGTGCATTTCTTTGCCAAACCGGCCATAGAGAAAGTTCAAAATAAGATTGACCGGGTGAACGAAACCGTCGACAAGATCACCAAGCGGGTTCCCCTCATTCGACCGCCGGGAGCCATCTCCGAGCGGCAGTTTCTGCAGGCCTGCACCCGTTGCGAAAAATGTATTCACGCCTGCCCCAAGGACGCCATTCAGCACGTTCCAAAGAAAATGGGGTTTCTCATCCAAAACACACCCTACATCGATCCGGCAAAAATTCCCTGCGTCATGTGCGACGATCTGCCCTGCATTTCCGCTTGTCCGGATGGCGCTTTGGTTCCGCCGCCCAACAACGACCGAATGGAAGTCAAAATGGGATACGCCATTCTGGACAAAAATAAATGCCAGGCGTATGGCGACACTTTCTGCCAGCAATGCGTGATCGACTGCCCCATTCCCGGAGCCATCATCCAAAAGGATGACAAACCCATCATTCAGAAAAAAACCTGTACCGGCTGTGGCGTGTGCGTGCTTTCATGCAGCACTGTGAACATCCCCGTTGCCATCAAGGTCAAGCCGCAAATGGTCATCGAAAGCCAGATCCAGAAAAAACGCTTTGAAATGGAAAAAGCCCGCATCAAGGCCGAACGGGAAGCGGAGGAGAAAAGAGCTCTGGCAGAAGAAGCGGAAAAAGCACAAGCCACCGAAACCGAGAAAGATTAACGTTCCGTCATTTTGGGAATCCAATATTTATCCAAAGCACCGGCGACTACTCCTTCAGGCGCGCCTTCATATCAGTGTATGCAGTTTCGATCAGCTTTGTTAGAGCCATGGTATCGACGTCACCTTCGGGCCTTACTTTGACATGGCGCATGAACTTGCCAGTGCCCTCAAGCAGGCCATTCGGATCGGCAAGCTCGGCGCCTCGAAAGAATCCGACATTGACGTGAGCCTTGAAGGCGTTGACATAGGCGAATGCCACGTCATCAACACAAGCCGTTGGATGGCCGTCATGCAATAACTCTCGAACATCCTCTCCGCAGTCACGCATGACCTCAAACCAGCGCTGTGCGATAGCCCCGAGCTCGCCGGAATACTCTTCCATCCAGCGGTCGATGGCAGTATCTCGCTTAGCGGAATTGGAAAACCGGAAAAGTCCGTTCATAGAGATTTCATTCCAATGTCGGGCCAATAGATTAGATCGTTTCGCTACACTTAATTAGACACATCCTTTTCCGCCTTACTCATAGCGTCCCCAAGCGCTTGATAGGCATTTGAAAACCCGGTTTTGATCTCCTCCCACGCATTGGCGGAACCGTGTTTCAAACCACCGTACCACTCGGCAACTTCGTTTCTCTTTTTCTTGAGCGCACGGATGCTTTTTTGTTTCTTCACCCTGGCAGAGGCCGTCATATCCCCCCATTTTTTATTCAAGTCGGATTCCATTCGCTCTATCCGTTGATCCATTTTATCCAGTGTGGATTTCATATTTTTGACGGCCTCATCCCGCTGTTCGACGGAAAACTTTTTAATTGACTCGGTGGCCTCCTGAACCTCCTTCTTAACCTGGCTTTTTGTGGTTTTCTCCGCAAAAGAAATTTGGGAAGAAAAAATAGTCCAAGTCACCGCCATCATCCAAGTCATCCATTTTAATTTTTGCATATCCACAATCCTTTTTTATTAGGATTCTCATAAAAACGAATTTTCTCCGCACCCTGCCCGCATCTCAGAAACAAAATCATTTGAACCTGGAAATTGCCGATTTAACAGCCGCACCCAGATCATTCCAGGCCTTTTCCATTCCATCCTTCAAATCCTCCCAGGCTTCATCTCCTGAATGCGTGAGCTCATCGAGTTTTTTACGGGCCACTTCCTGTTTGGCCCGCATTTCTTCCAGATCTTCTTTATAATCGATTTTTAACTCCGCACTGGCTTTTTGAGCTCGAGCTTTAAGCTTTTGAATTTCAGCATCCCATTCATCCAACTGCGCTCGAAATTTTTGCAAATAGGCTTCTTTCGTACTCATGCTTTTCCCCCTATTTAAAAAATATCGCAATCATTAGGTTTAATACCTGCCACCCGGTATTAAAAGCTAAACATTTTTCACAGCAACTCTCAAGGACTTAAAATTCCTGCCCCATATACCTCTTCAGGATCATTTTTTAACTTCAAAAAAACCCAGCGAATGGTACAATTTGCCTTTTTAGCGAGGTCTGGTTTCCAAATCCCAGGTTTATTGATAAATACGCTTGAAACTCCTGTTAATTTTAAGTATTTTGGTCCTTCTTTTGCCCCCTCCTTGCCAGACAGGGAATTTGGCGAAAATCGCCATTCCACAGCGTTCTTCTGGATAAAATGATCGCCATGAAAGAATTTGTAAACCCTCGAATTTTAAAAACTTTATGACCCGTCAATTGCTGAGAACTCATAACTGCGGAGAGCTGTCCGAAAAAAATATCGATGAATCTGTCACCCTGTGCGGCTGGGTCCACACCCGCC
It encodes:
- a CDS encoding 4-oxalocrotonate tautomerase; this encodes MPLVQIKGISGVLNHEQKQEMIKKVTDAVVSVEGEGLRPVTWVIIEDVKSGEWGVGGNPVTTHEVQELATAKP
- a CDS encoding short-chain dehydrogenase, which produces MKIEDSITLVTGANRGIGRALVTALATAGAQKIYAGMRDVETFKRNHPDIFDSFQGKVEPLALDITKKNQVDFAVEKAYDVNLLINNAGIANYSGLIAADDLSSARQEMEVNYFATLSMIRGFAPVLKKNGGGAIVNILSVASLVNFPLLGSYSASKAALYSLTQGVRAELAAQGTAVTGVYPGPIDTDMARGIDMKKASPDKIALGTLDAIEKGEEDAFIDQMAVEIRQGLLSDPKSVERQCGEMLPA
- a CDS encoding dienelactone hydrolase, with amino-acid sequence MKKLFILLLFIGITSTANAKVKTEEVKYSSGGAQLTGFLAYDDDVVGKRPGILVVHEWWGHNEHAKNKARKLARMGYTAFALDMYGDGKLADHPEKAGEFMNAAFSDWEGSKAKFREAKKTLQAHRTVDPDKIGAIGFCFGGAVSIRMARGGEDLKAVVAFHSALPDQPAIEKDQVKAAILVINGADDGFLKSDAVAAFTKQMVDGNVDFTYRSLKGVRHSFTNPMADEFSKKFNIPALKYDKQADKTSWRTMHRFFKNVFGR
- a CDS encoding hydrolase, encoding MSTSYKYNRLSKDNAALLLVDHQSGLISLVQDFSPGEFKNNVLAVAACGAYFKLPTILTTSFENGPNGPLVPELKEMFPDAPYIARPGNINAWDNEDFVNAIKQTGRKQLIIAGVVTEVCVAFPALSAIEEGYEVFVITDASGTFNEVTRHSAWLRMQAAGVQLMNWFGMACELHRDWRNDIEGLGALFSNHIPNYRNLMTSYSAMNK
- the yraH gene encoding hypothetical protein: MKLYAIRIFVDDWDKACDFYQKVLKLPLKFSDAAMGWAEFDVGGASFGIERVDKNTDTKEKLVGRFLGVSLQVDDIQSKYEELKALGVEFTSPPEKQPWGGTLAHFKDPSGNTLTLLG
- the drga gene encoding reductase DrgA; its protein translation is MDTLDAIYQRRAVKQFDPTHKLSPKEETMLLEAAIQAPTSFNIQHWRFVIARDPELRQKIRKEFGNDQAQMTDASLLIIMTADIKAWQKNPERYWQNAPKEVAELLVNWMKPFHEGKEWLQRDEAQRSIGIAMQTLMLAAKSMGYESCPMIGFDSEKVAELINLPDDHVMGAMVAIGKGTKDPWPKPGQLPLSEVVIENKF
- a CDS encoding TetR family transcriptional regulator; the encoded protein is MQVFWSKGYEATSLSDLIDAMQISKSSFYQTFESKHRLFENCINHYQDTFIHGITDSSQKAKTGRSFIEGTFHSMAEKAKPKSDRRGCLILNCVSEFAQKDPVIAALVTKSIKRITDVFFSAVKRAQQEGDIPPDKKPLILARYLVSSMNGLTTMIKAGANPKEIKETAEVILAALD